From the Paenibacillus sp. FSL H8-0548 genome, one window contains:
- a CDS encoding DUF4183 domain-containing protein produces the protein MPIIKSFMASRSFSATAGDGTGVGATYNILATDTINDAGTAATAFPTAPAFYSLYINGQVQTGDTSTVTTTAITIPDGDTLDAETPIVIVFVVN, from the coding sequence ATGCCAATTATCAAATCCTTTATGGCGTCTAGATCGTTTAGCGCTACAGCAGGAGACGGAACAGGTGTCGGCGCTACCTATAATATTCTGGCAACAGATACCATTAATGATGCCGGTACTGCTGCAACAGCTTTTCCAACTGCCCCTGCCTTTTATAGTCTTTATATTAATGGACAGGTTCAAACAGGAGACACTTCTACCGTTACAACGACTGCTATCACGATCCCAGACGGAGATACTCTTGATGCTGAGACACCCATCGTTATCGTATTTGTTGTAAACTAA
- a CDS encoding GntR family transcriptional regulator: MNTSEEWAVVNFNNRDPVYMQVVRHFKERIATGRAMAGQVIPSRRELGNLMKINPNTVQKAYKEMEEQQLIITEGNSPSRITTDTKVLNQIRTELLGDAINDFLALVRNIDVPIEELLALVKRQYEEGERKA, from the coding sequence ATGAACACAAGCGAAGAGTGGGCAGTAGTCAATTTCAATAATAGGGACCCCGTCTATATGCAGGTAGTCAGGCATTTCAAAGAACGTATAGCAACGGGCCGCGCGATGGCTGGTCAGGTCATTCCCTCTCGAAGGGAGCTTGGCAATTTAATGAAAATCAACCCCAATACGGTGCAGAAAGCCTATAAGGAAATGGAGGAACAGCAGTTGATTATTACGGAAGGCAACTCGCCCAGTAGAATTACTACGGATACGAAAGTGCTTAATCAAATAAGGACGGAATTGCTTGGCGATGCAATTAATGATTTTCTGGCGCTAGTCCGCAATATTGATGTTCCGATCGAAGAGCTGCTGGCGCTTGTGAAGCGTCAATATGAAGAAGGGGAGCGTAAAGCATGA
- a CDS encoding ABC transporter ATP-binding protein: MIEVKNIRKRHRRADVLSGVSFTAGKGEITCLIGANGAGKSTILKAIMGLTPVAGGSILIDGEPLTPQLYEKIAFVPDHLTMPASMKLSEALRFMADFYESWNEKRATELMRFFGLESSARIGSLSKGTAAKFNLLLGLGQDSDYLLMDEPFSGIDLFSREAITEVFTSDLLEGRGVLLTTHEISEIEHLIDKAVILHEGKIQQAFYCEDMRSEEGKSVIDVMREVYRA, encoded by the coding sequence ATGATTGAGGTCAAAAATATTCGCAAGCGGCATCGTCGCGCAGATGTGCTGAGTGGTGTATCCTTTACAGCCGGCAAGGGTGAAATCACTTGTCTTATCGGTGCAAATGGCGCAGGAAAATCAACGATTCTAAAGGCGATCATGGGACTGACCCCAGTGGCGGGAGGTTCCATTCTGATAGATGGAGAACCGCTAACCCCCCAGTTATATGAGAAGATTGCTTTCGTTCCTGATCATTTAACGATGCCAGCGAGCATGAAGCTATCCGAGGCGCTGCGATTTATGGCAGACTTCTATGAAAGCTGGAATGAGAAGCGAGCGACTGAGCTTATGCGTTTTTTTGGACTGGAGTCTTCTGCTAGAATAGGCAGCCTTTCCAAAGGAACAGCTGCAAAATTTAATCTGCTGCTCGGTCTTGGTCAGGATTCAGACTATCTCTTAATGGACGAGCCATTCTCTGGCATTGACCTGTTCAGCAGAGAAGCCATTACGGAAGTGTTTACAAGTGATTTGTTAGAGGGCAGGGGAGTGCTGCTTACAACGCATGAAATTAGTGAAATCGAGCATCTCATCGATAAAGCGGTAATCTTGCATGAAGGTAAAATACAGCAAGCGTTTTATTGTGAAGATATGCGCAGTGAGGAAGGCAAGTCAGTGATTGATGTCATGAGAGAGGTGTATCGAGCATGA